One stretch of Nitrospirota bacterium DNA includes these proteins:
- a CDS encoding biotin--[acetyl-CoA-carboxylase] ligase translates to MYKEKILNLLRSSCPGFISGEALARKCGISRTMVWKHIKSLEREGFGIEAVPSQGYKITTVPDILRQNDIKPGLRTTVMGKKIHFLSDVASTNTLAMEMAAEGTPEGTVVIAETQTGGKGRLGRKWISPKGNLYLSVVLRPNIPMQKAPLITLTGAVAVASAIRTTCGLEAGIKWPNDILISGKKVSGLLTEMSAEQDRIRHIVLGIGVDVNMEMGELPPEVRSLTTTLAAEAGAKINRTVLLQQVLRDLERWYQKFLNNDGDVLEEWEKLNMTVGNRITVSGAGEAFDGLAQGIDRDGRLIVRLDDGTIRTVAAGDVTIVKT, encoded by the coding sequence ATGTATAAAGAAAAAATTCTGAACCTGCTCCGGTCGTCCTGCCCGGGATTCATCTCCGGAGAAGCACTGGCGAGAAAATGCGGTATTTCCCGCACGATGGTGTGGAAACACATCAAGTCACTGGAGCGTGAGGGATTCGGGATCGAGGCCGTCCCATCGCAGGGATACAAAATCACGACCGTGCCTGATATCCTCAGACAGAACGATATCAAGCCGGGGCTCAGGACCACGGTCATGGGAAAAAAAATACATTTCCTGTCCGACGTGGCATCCACGAACACCCTGGCCATGGAGATGGCGGCTGAGGGAACGCCCGAAGGGACCGTCGTGATCGCCGAGACGCAGACGGGCGGCAAGGGGCGGCTCGGCAGGAAATGGATCTCGCCGAAAGGGAACCTCTATCTGAGCGTGGTCCTCCGTCCGAATATTCCGATGCAGAAAGCGCCCCTGATCACTCTGACCGGCGCTGTGGCCGTGGCGTCGGCGATCAGGACAACGTGCGGGCTGGAGGCGGGCATCAAGTGGCCGAATGATATCCTTATCTCCGGCAAAAAGGTCAGCGGGTTGCTGACCGAGATGAGCGCCGAGCAGGACCGCATTCGCCATATCGTGCTCGGCATCGGCGTGGATGTCAACATGGAGATGGGCGAGCTGCCCCCCGAGGTCCGCAGCCTGACGACCACACTCGCGGCAGAGGCGGGAGCGAAGATAAACAGGACCGTACTGCTTCAGCAGGTCCTGCGGGACCTTGAGCGCTGGTATCAGAAGTTCCTCAATAATGACGGGGATGTTCTCGAAGAATGGGAAAAGCTCAATATGACCGTGGGCAACCGCATCACCGTGAGCGGAGCGGGCGAGGCTTTCGATGGTCTCGCGCAAGGGATTGATCGTGATGGCAGACTTATCGTCAGGCTCGATGACGGCACGATACGCACGGTAGCGGCAGGGGATGTGACGATAGTAAAAACATAG
- a CDS encoding type II toxin-antitoxin system Phd/YefM family antitoxin, whose product MSRISLSEDIRSVTELKRNTRDILDHLHATGRPVILTVNGKADSVLLDVHVYEKNLHAGNLAKLLAPAERDAESGRTRPARDFLKEFKHAKKIQR is encoded by the coding sequence ATGTCTCGCATAAGTCTCTCAGAGGATATTCGCTCTGTTACCGAGCTGAAACGGAACACGCGGGATATTCTTGATCATCTCCACGCCACGGGGCGGCCGGTAATACTGACGGTCAACGGCAAGGCCGATTCCGTGCTGCTGGATGTGCATGTTTACGAAAAAAATCTGCATGCCGGAAACCTTGCAAAACTCCTTGCGCCGGCCGAGCGGGATGCGGAAAGCGGCCGGACTCGTCCGGCCCGGGACTTTCTAAAAGAGTTTAAGCACGCCAAAAAAATACAACGTTGA
- a CDS encoding PDDEXK nuclease domain-containing protein, with amino-acid sequence MKEITGNNPSITEEYRQFIADLKVRVAAARLSAARAVNRDLILLYWDIGRGIVEKQQTLGWGDSIVEMVSADLRQAFPGSFGFSPQNVWRMLQFFRTYTDNLFLSQAVRELEKKGQKTPGREELSQLVRELIAAVPWGHHANVLAKLTDPAARLYYLQATVQFGWSRNMLLNQIKVGAYERAVVEKKTHNFPLALPEHLAEQAEEMMKSSYNLEFLGIRREVKERELEDRLISRLQSFLLELGYGFCFVGRQHRIALGNKEYFIDLLFYHRFLKALVAFELKVGPFEPEFAGKMDFYLNVLNDKERGPGDQSSIGIILCAEKDDVEVEYALRTKANPIGVAAYHLQSKLPGELKGKLPTAKQLAGVVRAELDMGK; translated from the coding sequence ATGAAAGAAATAACCGGCAATAATCCGTCGATCACAGAAGAATACCGGCAGTTCATCGCAGATTTGAAAGTGCGGGTCGCCGCCGCCCGTCTTTCCGCCGCGCGAGCCGTGAACCGCGATCTGATTCTGCTTTACTGGGACATCGGGCGTGGCATCGTGGAGAAACAGCAGACGCTGGGATGGGGCGATTCGATTGTCGAGATGGTTTCGGCGGACTTACGACAGGCATTTCCCGGCTCCTTCGGTTTTTCACCGCAAAATGTGTGGCGGATGCTTCAGTTTTTTCGGACGTATACAGATAACCTATTTCTCTCACAGGCTGTGAGAGAATTGGAAAAGAAAGGGCAGAAAACGCCGGGCCGCGAAGAACTCTCACAGCTTGTGAGAGAATTGATCGCCGCAGTTCCATGGGGCCATCATGCAAACGTTTTGGCCAAGCTCACCGACCCCGCCGCCCGCCTTTACTACCTCCAGGCCACCGTCCAGTTCGGCTGGTCGCGCAACATGCTGCTCAACCAGATCAAGGTCGGGGCCTATGAGCGCGCCGTTGTGGAAAAGAAAACGCACAACTTCCCTCTCGCCCTGCCGGAACATCTTGCCGAGCAGGCCGAAGAAATGATGAAGAGTTCCTACAACCTGGAATTCCTCGGCATCCGCCGGGAAGTGAAGGAGCGGGAACTGGAGGACCGGCTCATCTCCCGTCTGCAATCGTTTCTCCTCGAACTCGGCTACGGGTTCTGCTTCGTCGGACGTCAACACCGCATTGCCCTCGGCAACAAGGAGTATTTCATTGATCTGCTTTTCTATCATCGCTTTCTCAAGGCGCTGGTGGCCTTCGAGCTGAAAGTCGGTCCGTTCGAGCCGGAGTTCGCCGGGAAGATGGATTTTTACCTGAACGTACTCAACGACAAGGAACGCGGGCCGGGTGACCAGTCCTCCATCGGCATCATCCTCTGCGCGGAAAAGGACGATGTGGAAGTGGAATACGCCCTGCGCACGAAAGCAAATCCCATCGGCGTGGCCGCGTATCACTTGCAGTCGAAGCTGCCCGGCGAACTGAAGGGGAAACTGCCGACCGCCAAGCAGCTTGCCGGGGTCGTACGGGCGGAGCTGGATATGGGAAAATGA
- a CDS encoding thiamine pyrophosphate-dependent enzyme, which yields MKKNVDRPRSLKNTSFRYCPGCGHIIIHRLIAEVIDELNIRERTIGIAPVGCAVFAHEYFDFDMLEAAHGRPPAAATGMKRVCPDSIVFSYQGDGDLAAIGLAEIIHAANRGENISVFFINNATYGMTGGQMAPTTLLGQITTTTPNGRDGITAGYPLHMAELLATLEGPSLIARTSIDSPANVKNTRALIEDSFRCQMENKGFSLIEILSACPTTWNMTPAQATIWLREKMMDVFKLGVFKDAR from the coding sequence ATGAAAAAGAACGTTGACAGGCCCCGGAGCCTCAAGAATACTTCATTTCGCTACTGTCCCGGCTGCGGGCACATCATCATCCACCGCCTGATCGCCGAGGTCATCGACGAGCTGAACATCCGTGAGCGCACCATCGGCATCGCACCCGTCGGATGCGCTGTTTTTGCTCATGAGTATTTCGACTTCGACATGCTTGAAGCGGCCCATGGCAGGCCGCCTGCCGCCGCCACCGGCATGAAGCGGGTGTGTCCCGACAGTATCGTGTTCTCCTATCAGGGTGACGGCGATCTGGCCGCGATCGGGCTCGCGGAGATCATTCACGCCGCCAACCGCGGGGAGAACATCTCGGTCTTCTTCATCAACAATGCCACGTACGGCATGACCGGCGGACAGATGGCGCCGACAACCCTTCTGGGGCAGATTACCACGACGACGCCGAACGGCAGGGACGGCATTACAGCAGGCTACCCGCTTCACATGGCGGAGCTGCTTGCCACGCTCGAAGGCCCGTCGCTGATCGCCAGGACCTCGATAGATTCACCCGCAAACGTGAAGAACACCCGGGCGCTCATTGAGGATTCCTTCCGCTGCCAGATGGAGAACAAAGGCTTCAGCTTGATCGAGATACTATCCGCCTGCCCCACCACCTGGAACATGACCCCCGCCCAGGCCACCATCTGGCTGCGTGAGAAGATGATGGACGTATTCAAGCTCGGGGTGTTCAAGGATGCCCGGTAA
- a CDS encoding valine--tRNA ligase, whose protein sequence is MSGKELPKAYDPKSVEEKWYGFWTEKKYFHADERASSAPFSIVIPPPNVTGSLHIGHALNTTLQDILVRWMRMSGRNTLWVPGTDHAGIATQNVVERHLAKEHIDRHQLGREQFVEKVWEWKQEYGGRIINQLKRMGASCDWDRERFTMDPGLSKAVIEVFVTLHEEGLIYRGERLINWCPRCHTALSDIEVEHEDEKGKLYHIAYPLSHDHSIRLTVATTRPETMLGDTAVAVHPLDPRYKDLIGKTVDLPLTGRKIPIIGDSILVDLEFGTGAVKVTPAHDFNDYEAGQRQKPELPRIKILNDGAEIRGDIPDVLPDVLKLIVGKPAKKARGMVVELLQERGFMVKTDDHAHSVGKCYRCKSIVEPALSPQWFVKTGPLAGPAIKVVEDGRVQFVPKGWENTYFEWMRNIKDWCISRQIWWGHQIPAWYCRQCDKAVRISKTGAGAVGEGGRMPAPPEEVATIGVDAVAIVQKEAPKQCPRCGSHELMRDPDVLDTWFSSALWPFSTLGWPDKTKEVETYYPTSVLITSFDIIFFWVARMIMMGLHFKHEAPFRQVYIHALVRDAEGQKMSKSKGNVIDPLVMIDQYGTDAFRFTLTAFAAQGRDIKLAPERIEGYRNFANKIWNASRFVFMNLEEDFAPNSELLTPNATLADRWILSRLNSVAKDVQAALVDYRYNDVASSLYHFIWHEYCDWYLELSKPVLYEEKGSASRQATQTVLAHVLETALRLLHPIMPFITEEIWQALPEGVRAKGRGTRDEGRKSSAESIMVAAYPVADEKLINAGIERDMQMVMDLILAIRNIRGEMNIAPSMQISVIVKVETAELGEHLEKCAGYAKTLARIKELRIGVSEAKPKSVATAVIAGAEVYVPLEGLLDLAQERDRLQKEIAKISKDIEVFSKKLSNKNFVDKAPKEVVEKDTAKLEEFKIKRGKLEQSLGMLG, encoded by the coding sequence ATGTCAGGAAAAGAATTGCCCAAGGCCTATGACCCGAAGTCAGTAGAAGAAAAATGGTACGGTTTCTGGACGGAGAAAAAATATTTTCACGCCGATGAACGTGCGAGCAGCGCGCCTTTTTCGATCGTGATCCCCCCGCCGAACGTGACCGGCTCGCTCCATATCGGCCACGCGTTGAACACCACGCTCCAGGACATCCTTGTTCGATGGATGCGCATGTCCGGCAGAAACACGCTCTGGGTGCCGGGCACGGACCACGCGGGAATCGCTACGCAGAACGTGGTTGAGCGTCATCTGGCAAAGGAGCATATCGACCGCCATCAGCTCGGGAGAGAGCAGTTTGTCGAGAAGGTCTGGGAATGGAAACAGGAATACGGCGGCAGGATCATCAACCAGTTGAAGCGCATGGGCGCGTCCTGTGACTGGGACCGAGAACGGTTCACGATGGACCCCGGTCTTTCGAAAGCAGTCATTGAGGTCTTTGTCACCCTTCATGAAGAGGGACTGATTTATCGAGGCGAGCGCTTGATCAACTGGTGTCCGCGCTGTCACACGGCGCTGTCGGATATCGAGGTGGAGCACGAGGACGAGAAGGGCAAGCTCTACCATATTGCTTATCCCCTGAGCCACGACCACTCTATCCGATTGACCGTCGCGACCACGCGGCCGGAGACCATGCTCGGAGACACCGCCGTCGCCGTTCACCCGCTTGACCCGCGCTATAAGGATCTGATCGGCAAGACCGTTGACCTGCCGCTTACGGGCAGGAAGATCCCGATTATCGGTGACTCGATCCTGGTGGACCTCGAGTTCGGGACCGGCGCCGTCAAGGTCACCCCTGCGCATGATTTCAACGATTATGAGGCAGGACAACGGCAGAAACCGGAGTTGCCGCGCATAAAAATACTGAATGACGGGGCTGAGATACGAGGCGACATTCCCGATGTACTGCCGGACGTTCTCAAGCTGATCGTGGGAAAGCCGGCGAAAAAGGCCCGCGGCATGGTGGTTGAACTGCTCCAGGAGCGGGGTTTCATGGTCAAGACCGATGACCATGCGCACTCCGTAGGCAAGTGCTACCGCTGCAAGTCCATTGTTGAGCCCGCTCTATCCCCCCAGTGGTTTGTGAAGACCGGACCTCTTGCCGGACCCGCGATCAAGGTCGTGGAGGACGGCCGCGTGCAGTTTGTTCCCAAGGGTTGGGAGAACACCTACTTCGAGTGGATGCGGAACATCAAGGACTGGTGCATCTCGCGCCAGATCTGGTGGGGGCATCAAATACCGGCATGGTATTGCAGGCAGTGTGATAAAGCCGTACGCATTTCAAAAACAGGTGCAGGTGCTGTCGGTGAGGGTGGGAGGATGCCAGCCCCGCCGGAGGAAGTTGCAACAATAGGAGTCGATGCGGTAGCCATTGTCCAGAAGGAGGCGCCAAAGCAATGTCCCCGTTGCGGTTCTCACGAGTTAATGCGAGATCCCGATGTTCTCGACACATGGTTCTCGTCGGCGCTCTGGCCTTTCTCCACACTGGGATGGCCGGACAAGACCAAAGAGGTTGAGACGTATTATCCCACCTCGGTGCTCATCACCAGCTTTGACATCATCTTCTTCTGGGTGGCGCGAATGATCATGATGGGGCTGCACTTCAAGCACGAGGCGCCGTTCCGGCAGGTGTATATCCATGCGCTCGTGCGCGACGCCGAAGGCCAGAAGATGAGCAAGTCCAAGGGCAATGTGATCGACCCGCTCGTGATGATCGACCAGTACGGCACCGACGCCTTCCGGTTCACGCTCACGGCGTTCGCCGCCCAGGGCAGGGACATCAAGCTTGCGCCTGAACGCATCGAGGGCTACCGGAATTTCGCGAACAAGATCTGGAACGCGAGCCGCTTCGTGTTCATGAATCTGGAAGAAGACTTCGCTCCGAACTCCGAACTCCTAACCCCGAACGCAACACTCGCCGACCGCTGGATCCTCTCGCGCTTGAACTCGGTCGCGAAAGACGTGCAGGCCGCGCTTGTTGACTACCGGTACAACGACGTCGCCTCGTCGCTGTATCACTTCATCTGGCATGAGTACTGCGACTGGTATCTCGAGTTGTCCAAGCCCGTCTTATACGAGGAAAAGGGATCCGCGTCGCGGCAAGCGACGCAGACCGTGCTTGCCCATGTTCTCGAAACCGCGCTTCGCCTGCTGCATCCGATCATGCCGTTCATTACGGAAGAGATATGGCAGGCGCTGCCGGAGGGAGTAAGAGCGAAGGGACGAGGGACGAGGGACGAGGGACGAAAAAGCTCGGCCGAGTCGATCATGGTTGCGGCATATCCGGTGGCGGATGAGAAACTGATCAACGCCGGGATCGAGCGGGACATGCAGATGGTCATGGACCTGATCCTGGCGATCAGGAACATCCGCGGTGAGATGAACATAGCGCCGTCCATGCAGATAAGCGTCATCGTGAAAGTGGAGACCGCGGAACTCGGCGAGCATCTTGAGAAGTGCGCCGGATATGCAAAGACCCTCGCCCGGATCAAGGAGCTTCGCATAGGCGTGTCTGAAGCAAAGCCCAAATCCGTGGCAACAGCGGTGATTGCCGGCGCCGAGGTCTATGTGCCGCTCGAAGGTCTGCTCGATCTCGCCCAGGAACGCGACCGGCTCCAGAAAGAGATCGCGAAGATATCAAAAGACATCGAAGTATTTTCCAAAAAGCTTTCCAACAAGAATTTCGTTGATAAGGCGCCGAAGGAAGTTGTCGAAAAGGACACGGCGAAGCTTGAGGAGTTCAAGATCAAGCGCGGGAAACTTGAGCAGAGCCTGGGGATGCTGGGATAA
- a CDS encoding 3-methyl-2-oxobutanoate dehydrogenase subunit VorB, whose translation MRKVLMTGNDALAEAAVRAGCSFYAGYPITPQNEIPEYLSRKLPAAGGTFIQAESEVAAINMVYGASACGARAMTSSSSPGISLKQEGISFLAGAELPAVIVNMQRGGPGLGNISASQADYFQAVKGGGHGDYRMLVYAPFSVQELWDLTMLAFDKADEYRTPVMVLGDSILAQMMEPVEQTPYMRPRLPEKTWALGGCRNRQPNVIRTLYMAEGELEQRNNALQKKYRTMKMRDVRYETYAVEDAGLIVVSFGITARIATAAVRMLREDGMKIGHFRPITLFPFPEQQLRELAGPHRRFMTIELNAGQMVEDVRLAVNGRSEVLFYGRPGGSIFTPEELYERLKGAVKDNG comes from the coding sequence ATGCGGAAAGTGCTTATGACGGGCAACGATGCCCTTGCCGAGGCGGCGGTCCGGGCGGGATGCAGTTTCTACGCTGGTTATCCCATAACGCCCCAGAATGAAATCCCTGAGTACCTGTCCCGAAAGCTGCCTGCCGCGGGCGGAACGTTCATCCAGGCGGAGAGCGAAGTGGCCGCGATCAATATGGTCTACGGTGCATCGGCCTGCGGGGCCCGCGCCATGACGTCGTCGAGCAGCCCCGGGATCAGCTTGAAGCAGGAAGGCATATCGTTTCTGGCAGGAGCCGAACTCCCCGCCGTGATCGTCAATATGCAGCGGGGCGGCCCCGGCCTCGGCAATATCTCGGCCAGCCAGGCGGACTATTTTCAGGCGGTCAAGGGAGGCGGGCACGGGGATTACCGGATGCTCGTCTACGCGCCCTTCAGTGTGCAGGAGCTCTGGGACCTTACGATGCTCGCCTTCGACAAGGCTGATGAGTACCGGACCCCGGTGATGGTCTTGGGCGACAGCATCCTGGCACAGATGATGGAGCCTGTCGAGCAGACCCCCTATATGCGGCCCCGTCTACCCGAGAAGACCTGGGCCCTCGGCGGCTGCAGGAACAGACAGCCCAATGTCATCAGGACCCTGTACATGGCGGAAGGCGAACTCGAACAGCGGAACAACGCGCTCCAGAAAAAATATCGCACCATGAAGATGCGGGACGTCCGGTATGAGACCTATGCCGTCGAGGACGCCGGGCTGATCGTAGTTTCCTTCGGGATAACCGCCCGCATCGCAACTGCCGCGGTCCGCATGCTCCGGGAGGACGGCATGAAGATCGGCCATTTCAGGCCGATCACGTTGTTCCCCTTCCCGGAACAGCAGCTGCGAGAACTGGCAGGACCACACCGGAGGTTCATGACCATTGAATTGAATGCCGGCCAGATGGTGGAGGACGTGCGGCTGGCGGTCAACGGCAGATCAGAGGTCCTGTTCTACGGGCGGCCCGGCGGTTCGATCTTCACACCGGAAGAGTTGTACGAACGGCTGAAGGGTGCAGTAAAGGATAACGGATGA
- a CDS encoding calcium-binding protein, which yields MAKRKTDKSREERIDEEIIVDCYDETERAMGWYYYLEDRLEFPFNGKCIKARSISPLKTGEVVEVLSMAPEDECKHEMFVTIRWEKRKFGVPLSQLEGIKASNGAKQAVEDWRYWVSMGDEF from the coding sequence ATGGCCAAACGTAAAACAGACAAATCCCGTGAGGAGCGTATTGACGAAGAAATCATCGTAGACTGCTACGACGAAACCGAGCGCGCCATGGGGTGGTATTATTACCTTGAGGACCGCTTGGAGTTTCCATTTAACGGAAAATGTATTAAAGCCAGATCAATTTCCCCATTGAAGACCGGCGAGGTAGTGGAAGTCCTCAGCATGGCGCCGGAGGATGAATGCAAACATGAAATGTTCGTGACGATCCGATGGGAGAAACGAAAATTCGGCGTGCCGCTCTCGCAGTTGGAAGGTATCAAGGCGAGCAACGGTGCCAAGCAGGCTGTTGAAGACTGGCGCTACTGGGTGTCGATGGGAGATGAATTTTGA
- the nadC gene encoding carboxylating nicotinate-nucleotide diphosphorylase → MNIFPRRDVDPYLTSLIERALSEDLGAGDITSEATIPAESTSEAVMLAKQHLVLAGIEVSREVFLILDPTIQFTPFAKDGDIIHAGTELARLSGNTRALLAGERLALNLLQHLSGIATLTAKYVEKLKGLKAEVLDTRKTLPGLRQLEKYAVRMGGGKNHRMGLYDMILIKDNHIKAAGGITKASASARTKTGTLRIEVETKTLDEVREALAAKVDIIMLDNMPIDIMREAVKLIAGRVLVEASGNVTLETVRQIAETGVDFVSSGSLTHSAPAADISMKIK, encoded by the coding sequence ATGAACATTTTCCCGAGGCGCGATGTAGACCCTTATCTTACGAGTCTCATAGAGCGCGCACTTTCCGAAGACCTCGGCGCCGGGGATATAACCTCCGAGGCGACGATCCCCGCTGAGTCAACGTCCGAAGCCGTGATGCTGGCGAAGCAGCACCTGGTGCTTGCCGGGATTGAGGTCAGTCGGGAAGTGTTTCTCATTCTCGATCCAACCATTCAGTTCACGCCCTTTGCGAAGGACGGCGATATCATCCACGCGGGTACCGAGCTTGCGCGGCTGTCCGGCAATACGAGGGCGCTTCTGGCGGGAGAGCGCCTTGCGCTGAACCTGCTCCAGCATCTGTCCGGCATTGCGACCTTGACGGCAAAGTATGTTGAAAAGCTGAAGGGACTCAAGGCCGAGGTTCTGGATACGCGTAAAACACTCCCCGGTTTGCGGCAGCTTGAAAAGTACGCTGTCCGGATGGGAGGCGGGAAGAACCACCGCATGGGTTTGTATGATATGATCCTGATCAAGGACAATCATATCAAAGCGGCGGGAGGCATTACGAAAGCGTCCGCGTCCGCGCGAACGAAGACCGGCACGCTGAGGATCGAAGTCGAGACCAAAACACTCGATGAGGTGCGCGAGGCTTTGGCGGCGAAGGTCGACATCATTATGCTGGACAATATGCCGATCGATATAATGCGCGAGGCAGTGAAGCTGATCGCAGGCCGCGTACTCGTGGAAGCCTCCGGCAACGTGACGCTTGAGACGGTCCGGCAGATCGCGGAGACAGGCGTGGATTTCGTGTCGTCCGGAAGCCTGACGCATTCGGCGCCGGCTGCGGATATCAGTATGAAAATCAAATAG
- a CDS encoding NADP-dependent isocitrate dehydrogenase → MVTITVKGPIVEMDGDEMTRIIWKMIKDKLLAPHLNMNLNYFDLGIKHRDETDDAVTIEAANAVTLHGVGVKCATITPNAARVKEYNLKQAWKSPNGTIRSILDGTVFRKPIIAKNIPPAVRSWKRPISIGRHAYGDIYKSVEYKVPAPGRAELVFTPSAGKETVSLVIHEFTGPGVIMGMHNTEKSIQSFARACINYSIGEHCDLWFGAKDTISRTYHGFFKEVFDREAAARKADLAKAGVTYRYMLIDDAVAQIMKAEGGMLWACMNYDGDVMSDLVASGFGSLGLMTSVLVSPEGKYVFEAAHGTVMRHYYEHLKGNPTSTNSVASIFAWTGAIARRGELDKTPEVVAFAKKLESVAVKTIEEGVMTKDLAAIAEPKPANYATTETFIDNVAKKLL, encoded by the coding sequence ATTGTGACGATTACGGTGAAGGGTCCCATCGTGGAGATGGACGGCGACGAAATGACGCGCATTATCTGGAAGATGATTAAGGACAAGTTGCTCGCGCCGCACCTGAACATGAACCTCAACTATTTTGACCTCGGCATCAAGCATCGGGACGAGACCGATGATGCCGTAACGATCGAGGCGGCGAATGCCGTCACCCTGCACGGCGTGGGCGTGAAGTGCGCGACCATCACGCCGAACGCGGCACGGGTGAAGGAGTACAACCTTAAGCAGGCATGGAAGAGCCCGAACGGCACGATCCGCTCCATCCTTGACGGCACGGTCTTCCGCAAGCCCATCATCGCGAAGAACATTCCGCCGGCGGTTCGGAGCTGGAAAAGGCCGATCAGTATCGGCAGACACGCGTATGGCGATATTTACAAGTCGGTCGAGTATAAGGTTCCCGCGCCAGGCAGGGCAGAGCTGGTGTTCACGCCTTCCGCGGGCAAGGAAACGGTCTCGCTCGTGATTCACGAGTTCACCGGGCCCGGCGTGATCATGGGCATGCATAATACCGAGAAATCCATCCAAAGCTTTGCGCGGGCCTGCATCAATTACAGCATCGGCGAACACTGCGACCTGTGGTTCGGCGCCAAGGACACCATTTCCCGGACGTATCACGGTTTTTTTAAAGAGGTCTTCGACCGGGAGGCCGCGGCCCGCAAGGCCGACCTTGCGAAGGCAGGCGTCACCTATCGCTACATGCTGATCGATGACGCGGTTGCGCAGATCATGAAGGCGGAAGGCGGCATGCTCTGGGCGTGCATGAATTATGATGGCGACGTGATGAGTGATCTGGTGGCCTCGGGTTTCGGCAGCCTCGGCCTCATGACCTCGGTGCTGGTCTCGCCCGAGGGAAAGTATGTGTTCGAGGCCGCGCACGGCACAGTAATGCGCCATTACTACGAACACTTGAAGGGCAACCCCACGTCAACGAACTCCGTGGCGTCCATCTTTGCCTGGACCGGCGCGATTGCCCGGCGCGGCGAGCTGGACAAGACGCCGGAGGTGGTGGCGTTCGCCAAGAAGCTGGAGTCCGTTGCGGTCAAGACCATCGAGGAAGGCGTGATGACCAAGGACCTTGCTGCGATCGCTGAACCGAAGCCTGCGAATTATGCGACTACCGAGACGTTTATCGACAATGTGGCGAAGAAGTTGTTGTGA
- a CDS encoding 2-oxoacid:acceptor oxidoreductase family protein — translation MGKRIIIAGSGGQGVLFFGKLLAYAAMLEGREVTWFPSYGAEMRGGTANCTVIISDRMIGSPVIRNPDVLVVMNDDSYRRFVERLSPGGILIYDPSQIRSATPRGGIRLVTTPAGAIASSMNNAGLANMALMGAFIAAAGIVDIKSALSALDEITPAHRRELLKVNKDILMKGYDGLQDSNGTC, via the coding sequence ATGGGAAAACGCATTATCATAGCCGGCTCCGGCGGACAGGGCGTGCTGTTCTTCGGGAAGCTGTTGGCCTACGCAGCCATGCTTGAAGGCCGGGAGGTCACCTGGTTCCCTTCCTACGGGGCCGAGATGCGCGGCGGCACCGCGAACTGCACCGTTATCATATCGGACAGAATGATCGGCTCTCCGGTCATCAGGAACCCCGACGTGCTGGTGGTCATGAACGATGATTCCTATCGGCGCTTCGTGGAGAGACTGTCTCCCGGCGGCATCCTGATCTATGATCCATCGCAGATACGATCCGCAACACCCAGGGGCGGCATCAGGCTCGTCACGACACCTGCCGGCGCCATCGCTTCATCCATGAACAATGCAGGCCTCGCGAACATGGCCTTGATGGGTGCGTTCATCGCTGCTGCCGGCATCGTCGATATTAAGTCCGCGCTCAGCGCGCTTGACGAAATCACCCCCGCTCACCGGAGGGAACTGCTCAAGGTCAACAAGGACATCCTCATGAAGGGATATGATGGTCTGCAAGATTCAAACGGAACTTGTTAA